The Paraburkholderia sp. PREW-6R genomic interval GCGGCTGTGGCTTCGGCATCGGTACACCCCGCCCGACGTTGGTTGGCACGAACAGTCTCGCCGGCAGGTCTCCTGGCTCGCAGGTCATGGTCCGCCGCAGCCTTCCCAGTCCTGCCGAGGCGGCAGGACCAGTGGCACGCGGAGCAGGCGGACTCGCTGCATACAGTTGCGGGGGCAGCCACAGTAACGCTGTGTTCCCTCTTCGGCCCCGAAGGGCACCGGCGGCTGTATTATGCCTTTTTTCGAACAGCACAACGAGGCTGGACGCTTTGATCAGCGTGGCTCAGCGCAACTTTTGAAGACACAGAACGAGGATGGATGCATGCCGGCATGGCTGACCGTGGTGGGCATCGGCGACGACGGTTTCGCCGGCCTCGGACGACCCGCGCGGCGCGCTTTGCTGCAAGCGTCGGTAGTGTATGGCGGCGAACGTCATCTGGCGATGCTGCCCCGGCGGCTCGGCGCACGCCGCACGGCATGGCCGCGTCCGTTCGATCTCGCGCCGTTGCTCGCCGAGCGGGGCGGCGCGGTGTGCGTGCTGGCGAGCGGCGACCCGATGCTGTTCGGCGTCGGCGCGACGCTTGCGCGCCAGTTGCCCGCTGAGGAGCTGCGCGTGCTGCCTGCGCCGTCGTCGCTGTCGCTGGCGGCGGCGAGGCTTGGCTGGCCTTTACAGGATGTCGCCACGGTCTCGCTGGTCGGACGTCCGCTGCCGGCGCTCAATGCGCATCTGCACGATGGTGCGCGCGTTTTCGTGTTGAGCGCCGACGGGCGCACGCCCGCCGCGCTCGCCGAACTGCTCAACACACGCGGCTTCGGCGCGACGCGAATGATCGTGCTCGAACACCTGGGCGGGGACGACGAACGGCGCATCGACGGCCGCGCGGATCAGTGGCCGGCGGGCGAGGTCGCGGCGCTCAATCTGATCGCGCTCGAATGCCGCGCCACGAACGGCGGCCCGCGTCTGCCGCTGACCTGCGGCCTGCCCGACGACGCGTTCCGTCACGACGGCCAGTTGACCAAACGCGACGTGCGCGCCATCACCATTGCACGCCTCGCGCCGACGCCCGGCGAACTCCTGTGGGACGTGGGCGCGGGCAGCGGCTCGATCGGCATCGAGTGGATGCGCGCGCATCCCACGTGTCGGGCGATCGCGGTCGAAGCGCACGCGGAACGGCAGCGCTTCATCGAACATAATCGCGATGCGCTGGGTGTGCCTGGCCTGCAACTCGTCGCGGGGCGCGCACCCGACGCGCTCGCCGGTTTGCCCACGCCGGACGCAGTATTCGTGGGCGGTGGCGCGACGGTGCCGGGCGTGCTGGACACGTGCTGGGCGTCGTTGCGCGACGGCGGCCGGCTCGTCGCGAATGCGGTGACGTTGCAGGGCGAGGCGGTGCTCGCCGCATGGCGCGAGCGTCACGGCGGCACGCTGACACGCATTGCGCTGGCCGATGCACAGCCGCTCGGCGGCTTCGACACATGGCGCCAGGCGCTGCCGATCACGCTGCTCGATGTCGTGAAAACGGCGGCCGATGCGTCGCGCGCGAGCTAGGCGGAGCCGGCCCATGACGCGAATCCTGCTGCTCGGCGGCACCGGCGATGCGCTCCTGATCGCGCGTCAGCTCGGCGCTGCGCACGTGTACAGCCTGGCCGGCCTCGGCAAGGTGCCGGACGATCTCGTGTGCACGGTGCGTGTGGGCGGATTCGGCGGCAGCGAGGGCATGGCGCGCTATATCGAGGCTGAGCGGATCGGCCTCGTGGTCGACGCAACGCACCCGTACGCCGCGCGAATCAGCGCGAACGCCGTGCAGGCGAGCCGCGCGGCGCGCGTGCCATGCTGGGCGCTGCGCCGGCCCGGCTGGCAAGCGGGAGCGGGCGACGACTGGCGCATGGTCGGCGGCTGGCCGGAGCTGATCGGGCAGCTCGCGCCATTTCGCCGACCTCTATTTACGCTGGGGCGCGAACCGCTTGCGCATCTGGACGACATCCCCGCGCATCAGTTCTGGACCGTGCGCTGTCTCGAGTCTGACGCAACGCATGCGCGCGCGCGGATTCTGGCGACACGCGGTCCCTTTACGCTGGAAGGCGAGCGCGCGCTCTTTGAAGCCAACGCTTTCGACGTGGTGGTCAGCAAGAATAGCGGCGGCAACGCGACGGAAGCGAAACTCGTTGTGGCGCGCGAGCGCGGCCTGCCTGTAGTGATGCTGCGTCGTCCGGTGCTGCCGCCGGTCGATCGCGAATTCGAGCATGTTGCCGATCTGCTTGCCGTGTTGCCCGACGCGTTGCAAGCGTCGCAGGCGTCGCAAGCGCTACAGCCAACCCAAACGTTGCAGGCGCGGCAGGCGCGCACGACCGGCGCGTGACTCAATGCATGATCTGGAGTGTTGAATGACGGTGTTTTTTATCGGCGCGGGTCCCGGCGATCCGGAACTCATCACGGTCAAAGGGCAGCGCCTCGTGCGCAGTTGTCCGGTGATCCTGTACGCGGGCTCGCTCGTGCCGTCCGCGGTGCTCGAAGGCCATAGCGCCG includes:
- a CDS encoding cobalt-precorrin-6A reductase, producing the protein MTRILLLGGTGDALLIARQLGAAHVYSLAGLGKVPDDLVCTVRVGGFGGSEGMARYIEAERIGLVVDATHPYAARISANAVQASRAARVPCWALRRPGWQAGAGDDWRMVGGWPELIGQLAPFRRPLFTLGREPLAHLDDIPAHQFWTVRCLESDATHARARILATRGPFTLEGERALFEANAFDVVVSKNSGGNATEAKLVVARERGLPVVMLRRPVLPPVDREFEHVADLLAVLPDALQASQASQALQPTQTLQARQARTTGA
- the cbiE gene encoding precorrin-6y C5,15-methyltransferase (decarboxylating) subunit CbiE; the encoded protein is MPAWLTVVGIGDDGFAGLGRPARRALLQASVVYGGERHLAMLPRRLGARRTAWPRPFDLAPLLAERGGAVCVLASGDPMLFGVGATLARQLPAEELRVLPAPSSLSLAAARLGWPLQDVATVSLVGRPLPALNAHLHDGARVFVLSADGRTPAALAELLNTRGFGATRMIVLEHLGGDDERRIDGRADQWPAGEVAALNLIALECRATNGGPRLPLTCGLPDDAFRHDGQLTKRDVRAITIARLAPTPGELLWDVGAGSGSIGIEWMRAHPTCRAIAVEAHAERQRFIEHNRDALGVPGLQLVAGRAPDALAGLPTPDAVFVGGGATVPGVLDTCWASLRDGGRLVANAVTLQGEAVLAAWRERHGGTLTRIALADAQPLGGFDTWRQALPITLLDVVKTAADASRAS